The Paenibacillus sp. MBLB1832 genome has a window encoding:
- a CDS encoding ornithine--oxo-acid transaminase, which yields METKSSRIIEQTEKYGAHNYHPLPIVISKAQGVWVEDPEGNRYMDMLSAYSALNQGHRHPHIVKALLDQAEKVTLTSRAFHSETLGLFYEKLANYTGKPMILPMNTGAEAVETAVKAVRRWGYDVKGIPADQAEIIVCEGNFHGRTVTITSFSSSPEYKRGFGPFTPGFRIIPYGDVEALREAIGPNTAGFIVEPIQGEAGIVIPPDGYLRACYELCQANQVLFVADEIQTGFGRTGRRFASDWEGVTPNLYVMGKALGGGVFPISAVAGDREVLEVFEPGSHGSTFGGNPLGCAVGVAALEVLEAEQLAERSAELGAYFLKRLQEMESPRIKEIRGRGLFIGIDLTVPARPYCEALKEKGLLCKETHEHIIRLAPPLTITKDELDWAWQHVNDVLNVEALSSTTK from the coding sequence ATGGAAACCAAGAGCAGCAGAATTATCGAACAAACCGAAAAATACGGGGCACACAATTATCATCCACTGCCCATCGTCATATCGAAAGCGCAAGGTGTGTGGGTCGAGGACCCCGAAGGAAATAGGTACATGGATATGTTGAGTGCTTATTCAGCGCTCAATCAGGGGCATCGGCATCCGCATATTGTGAAAGCCTTACTAGACCAAGCTGAAAAGGTCACGCTCACCTCACGCGCATTTCACAGTGAAACACTAGGATTATTCTATGAGAAATTAGCAAACTATACGGGAAAACCCATGATTCTCCCCATGAATACAGGTGCCGAAGCCGTCGAAACCGCGGTGAAGGCCGTCCGACGCTGGGGTTATGACGTGAAGGGCATCCCCGCTGATCAGGCGGAAATCATTGTGTGTGAAGGGAATTTCCATGGTCGCACGGTGACCATTACCTCCTTCTCCTCATCGCCGGAATATAAGCGAGGCTTCGGTCCCTTCACGCCGGGCTTCCGCATCATCCCTTACGGGGATGTGGAAGCGCTTCGTGAGGCCATCGGGCCGAACACGGCTGGGTTTATCGTGGAGCCCATTCAGGGCGAAGCCGGGATTGTCATTCCGCCGGATGGTTACCTACGGGCGTGTTATGAGCTATGCCAAGCGAATCAGGTGCTGTTCGTGGCGGACGAAATCCAGACAGGATTCGGCCGTACGGGCCGCCGCTTTGCCAGCGACTGGGAAGGCGTTACGCCGAACCTCTATGTCATGGGCAAAGCCCTTGGCGGCGGTGTATTCCCGATCTCGGCCGTAGCCGGAGATCGCGAGGTTCTGGAGGTGTTCGAGCCGGGCTCTCACGGCTCGACATTTGGAGGCAACCCGCTCGGCTGCGCCGTCGGAGTTGCTGCTCTTGAGGTGCTCGAAGCCGAACAGCTCGCAGAGCGTTCGGCTGAGCTTGGGGCTTATTTCCTGAAGCGGCTTCAGGAAATGGAGTCGCCGCGAATCAAGGAGATTCGCGGTCGCGGACTCTTTATCGGTATTGATCTGACGGTTCCAGCGCGTCCCTATTGCGAAGCGTTGAAAGAAAAAGGACTGCTGTGCAAGGAAACCCATGAGCACATTATCCGCTTGGCGCCTCCGCTTACGATCACAAAGGATGAGCTGGATTGGGCTTGGCAGCATGTGAATGATGTGCTGAATGTGGAGGCCCTAAGTTCCACGACTAAGTAG
- a CDS encoding sigma-54 interaction domain-containing protein, with translation MSNRKKELILLAGTNDTRKTLSAQLEEVIGDWFEIESYSLEEQFPSPFENKLIILTSYLLEEDFKNAIGEGCHVLIAKRVINYEHIDKLLAIPEGTRALYVSDYAQNCYDSISMLQQLGIDHIDYIPHYPGCKASPDITYAITPGEIGLIPPFITTVIDIGTRLIDLTSMMEILSHIGLLAEKGESISFKNIRSIIDLNKKLARSNRDSEHLNKHFKRVLDGVDDGILAIDELGRITVFNEILETVFKVTSRQAIGRLLKEVIPNQELVAFILADNTEESRCFTLIQNEFIVQRFMLQTENSIVATFKDMNQTIKMERTLRRELVKKGFVAKYTFQDIVGSSAAIQNTKLIAGKLAKTDLTVLIEGESGSGKELFASAIHNASFRNNGSYLALNCSSLPEDLMESELFGYEEGAFTGAKKGGKTGVFEQANGGTIFLDEIGDISLKLQARLLRVLQEKEIMRIGGSKIIPIDVRVIAATNKDLLKMIELGKFREDLYHRLKVLYLHLPELRKRKEDITELIQHIIHLSGRNNVKILPEVMIRLSQYEWYGNVRELKNTIDYMLAVCDNYTVTLNDIPDTHFFQRASSSGVKGDLMYRIESSIAATAEAPMKKPAGGVVDDKDLLMILQTIYSFNQSGESIGRKKIAEQTRWWNKELTEQQVRHRIELLEQHGYILIYRGRSGIKVTQTGLDWMNSLTAE, from the coding sequence ATGTCTAATCGAAAGAAAGAGCTCATTTTATTAGCTGGAACAAATGACACGCGCAAGACCCTTTCCGCACAATTAGAAGAGGTTATTGGTGATTGGTTTGAAATTGAAAGCTATTCCTTAGAAGAACAGTTTCCTTCACCCTTCGAAAATAAGCTCATCATTCTCACTTCCTATTTATTAGAAGAAGACTTCAAAAATGCGATCGGTGAAGGCTGTCACGTATTGATTGCCAAGCGTGTCATCAATTACGAACATATCGATAAATTACTTGCTATTCCCGAAGGAACACGTGCGCTCTATGTCAGTGATTATGCACAGAACTGCTATGATTCCATCTCCATGCTTCAGCAATTAGGTATAGATCATATTGATTATATTCCGCATTATCCAGGCTGCAAGGCCTCACCTGACATTACGTATGCAATTACACCAGGCGAGATCGGCTTAATCCCGCCATTTATTACAACCGTTATCGACATTGGGACCAGACTCATTGATCTTACAAGCATGATGGAAATCCTGTCACATATCGGTCTGCTTGCCGAGAAAGGTGAAAGTATTTCTTTCAAAAACATTCGCAGTATTATCGATCTAAACAAAAAGCTTGCGCGATCGAACCGAGATTCTGAGCATTTGAATAAACACTTTAAACGTGTACTCGATGGCGTTGATGACGGGATTCTCGCGATTGATGAGTTAGGTCGGATCACCGTGTTTAATGAGATCTTGGAAACCGTGTTTAAGGTAACTTCAAGGCAGGCCATTGGGCGCCTTTTAAAGGAAGTCATTCCTAATCAGGAATTGGTCGCTTTTATCCTCGCGGATAATACGGAAGAAAGTCGCTGCTTTACACTCATACAGAATGAGTTTATCGTACAGCGCTTCATGCTGCAAACAGAGAATTCGATCGTCGCCACCTTCAAAGACATGAACCAGACGATTAAAATGGAACGAACTTTGCGGCGCGAGCTGGTGAAGAAGGGTTTTGTCGCTAAATATACGTTTCAGGATATTGTAGGAAGCTCCGCTGCCATTCAGAATACCAAACTCATTGCGGGCAAGCTGGCTAAAACGGATTTAACCGTACTCATCGAGGGTGAAAGCGGCTCAGGAAAGGAACTGTTCGCCAGTGCGATTCATAACGCTTCGTTCCGCAACAACGGTTCCTACCTTGCTCTTAACTGCTCCTCCTTGCCTGAGGATTTAATGGAGAGCGAGCTTTTCGGATATGAGGAAGGCGCATTTACAGGTGCAAAAAAGGGAGGAAAAACCGGGGTATTCGAGCAAGCGAATGGCGGCACCATTTTCTTAGACGAAATTGGCGATATTAGCCTCAAGCTGCAAGCCAGGTTGCTGCGCGTCCTGCAAGAGAAAGAGATCATGCGCATCGGCGGCAGTAAAATTATTCCGATTGATGTCCGGGTCATCGCTGCTACGAATAAGGATTTGCTGAAAATGATCGAGCTTGGTAAATTCCGAGAGGATTTATACCACAGACTTAAAGTATTATATCTTCACTTACCTGAGCTTCGTAAACGCAAAGAGGATATCACGGAATTAATCCAACATATTATTCATCTGAGCGGCCGTAATAACGTCAAAATTTTACCCGAAGTGATGATTAGGCTCTCGCAATACGAATGGTATGGCAACGTTCGAGAATTAAAGAATACCATAGATTATATGTTGGCTGTTTGCGATAACTATACGGTTACTTTGAATGATATCCCAGACACCCATTTCTTCCAGCGTGCTTCGTCATCTGGGGTGAAGGGGGATCTCATGTATCGTATTGAATCTAGTATCGCAGCAACTGCAGAAGCTCCGATGAAGAAGCCTGCGGGCGGTGTTGTCGACGATAAGGACTTACTCATGATCCTGCAAACGATCTACAGCTTCAACCAATCTGGGGAATCCATAGGCCGCAAAAAAATCGCCGAACAGACACGCTGGTGGAACAAAGAGCTGACCGAACAGCAAGTCCGCCACCGCATTGAGCTGTTAGAGCAGCATGGGTATATCTTGATTTACCGCGGGAGAAGCGGTATTAAAGTGACGCAGACCGGGCTGGACTGGATGAACTCCCTGACTGCGGAGTAA
- a CDS encoding glutathione ABC transporter substrate-binding protein has product MKKQMKVMNTALASMLLLIGLSACSSTDKPATSTTPAATATSKATEAPKAVAKPLVVGIEAEPKSLSPYNATDGNSSGVQGSMFEGLLKLSADMKVVPQLATEYKLSADAKSITFTLRPNVTFHDGSKLTAQGVKDSLDFVRNKANKQARASFFEFVESITVVDETHVTITSKAPNSAMAAYMAHSAASILSPAELKKKKDDPNYNMDRNPVGTGPFKFAEWKDGQYVKVVPYDGYWDAEHKAKLESVTYKPVKEASTRVNMLKTGELDVVKNVPSQSAKELSTDTTIDISKNPSMDVFYVGANNKLPQYNKEVRQAMNYAVNKEQLIAQVENGYGRIADSAIAPNVIGYSPQKPYEFNLEKAKELMKKGGYEKGFEATLWTRNDTEFVAIAENVSIQLGKIGINAKVVPMESGTLFDKLDSGKDIDMYIGRWSPGTGEADWGLRPNFHSTRIPPSYNNDTFYINKEVDDLLDGALSSSDSKKTQENYDKIQKIVYEDAAWLYLLEPESIIGKRKDVSNVVLLPTGYIDVNNAVKK; this is encoded by the coding sequence TTGAAAAAACAGATGAAAGTCATGAACACCGCACTTGCAAGTATGCTTTTGTTAATCGGATTAAGCGCATGTAGCTCGACGGACAAACCAGCAACTAGCACGACGCCCGCAGCGACTGCAACCTCTAAGGCTACTGAAGCTCCAAAAGCTGTAGCTAAACCGCTTGTTGTTGGTATTGAAGCAGAGCCGAAATCCTTGAGCCCTTATAATGCAACTGACGGCAACTCTTCTGGTGTCCAGGGCAGCATGTTTGAAGGATTGTTGAAATTGAGTGCCGATATGAAAGTCGTTCCTCAGTTAGCAACCGAGTATAAGCTAAGTGCAGATGCTAAATCGATTACGTTTACCCTTCGTCCCAATGTAACCTTCCATGATGGCAGCAAACTCACGGCACAAGGTGTTAAAGATAGCTTAGATTTCGTGCGCAATAAAGCGAATAAACAAGCGCGTGCCAGCTTCTTTGAGTTTGTAGAATCCATTACTGTGGTTGATGAAACGCATGTAACCATTACTTCCAAAGCTCCTAATTCTGCAATGGCTGCCTATATGGCGCATTCCGCTGCATCCATTCTTTCCCCAGCTGAGCTGAAAAAGAAGAAAGACGACCCGAACTATAACATGGATCGCAATCCAGTTGGAACAGGTCCTTTCAAATTTGCAGAGTGGAAAGATGGACAATACGTGAAAGTGGTTCCTTACGATGGCTATTGGGATGCCGAACATAAAGCTAAATTAGAGAGCGTAACATATAAACCGGTGAAAGAAGCTAGCACACGTGTGAACATGTTGAAAACCGGCGAGCTGGATGTTGTCAAAAATGTCCCTTCTCAAAGTGCGAAAGAGCTTAGCACAGATACAACGATTGATATCAGCAAAAATCCAAGCATGGACGTTTTCTATGTGGGGGCGAATAATAAGCTGCCGCAATATAACAAAGAAGTTCGTCAAGCGATGAACTATGCGGTAAACAAAGAACAGTTAATTGCACAGGTTGAAAATGGGTATGGCCGCATTGCAGATTCCGCTATTGCTCCTAACGTCATTGGCTATTCGCCTCAAAAGCCTTATGAGTTCAATCTCGAGAAAGCAAAAGAGCTTATGAAAAAGGGCGGCTACGAGAAAGGTTTTGAAGCGACGCTTTGGACTCGTAATGACACCGAATTCGTTGCCATCGCGGAGAATGTTTCCATTCAATTAGGTAAAATCGGCATTAACGCCAAAGTAGTACCAATGGAGTCCGGAACTTTATTTGATAAACTGGATTCAGGTAAAGATATCGATATGTATATTGGTCGTTGGTCACCGGGAACAGGCGAGGCAGATTGGGGACTTCGTCCAAACTTCCATTCCACACGCATACCGCCAAGCTATAATAACGATACGTTCTATATCAACAAAGAAGTGGATGATTTGCTAGACGGTGCATTAAGCTCATCTGATTCGAAGAAAACGCAAGAAAACTATGACAAAATTCAAAAAATCGTGTATGAAGACGCGGCATGGCTATATCTGTTAGAGCCGGAATCCATTATTGGCAAACGCAAAGACGTTAGCAACGTTGTACTTCTTCCAACAGGCTATATTGATGTGAACAATGCCGTGAAAAAATAG
- a CDS encoding ABC transporter permease, with protein MIKRTLGMIPILLTVSIISFLLIHLTPSDPIRILYGNDLDKATYEKYKQLEGFDDPLYVQYGRYMYQVLVKGDFGKSYNSKSNVSKEIMERLKATTVLTLMAMIWAVILGLVIGMISAVKRNSVWDRVGMIASITSLSVPEFWFGLILVEVFSVKLGWLPSGGAGGISHLILPSLTLGLGVAAVIARFTRSSVLEVLREDYVRTARAKGQKESKILGIHVLRNALIPVLTMTGLQFGFLIGGASVVETVFVYPGLGSFMVDAIVTRDYPVVQALIMLFSFQFLVINLLVDIGYSFLNPQIRYQ; from the coding sequence ATGATCAAACGCACATTAGGCATGATTCCTATTTTACTCACCGTATCCATCATTTCGTTTTTGCTCATCCATCTGACGCCATCTGATCCCATTCGGATCCTTTATGGAAACGATCTGGATAAAGCGACCTATGAGAAGTATAAGCAGCTGGAAGGCTTCGATGATCCGCTATATGTCCAATATGGACGGTATATGTATCAGGTGCTGGTAAAAGGCGATTTCGGAAAGTCTTATAATTCTAAGAGCAATGTGTCCAAAGAAATTATGGAACGTCTTAAAGCGACAACGGTACTGACACTCATGGCCATGATTTGGGCTGTTATCCTGGGTCTAGTAATTGGTATGATTTCGGCTGTAAAACGCAATTCGGTGTGGGATCGGGTGGGAATGATTGCCTCGATTACATCGCTGAGTGTACCTGAATTTTGGTTTGGTCTCATACTAGTTGAAGTGTTTTCTGTCAAACTCGGTTGGCTGCCTTCTGGCGGCGCAGGGGGCATATCGCATTTAATACTGCCTTCTTTAACGCTTGGACTAGGGGTTGCTGCGGTCATTGCGAGATTTACTCGTTCTAGTGTATTGGAAGTTCTTCGTGAGGATTATGTGCGTACAGCGAGAGCTAAAGGGCAAAAAGAGTCCAAAATTTTGGGGATTCATGTGCTTCGAAATGCATTAATTCCGGTATTAACGATGACAGGCTTACAATTTGGATTTCTAATTGGCGGCGCTTCCGTGGTTGAAACGGTTTTTGTTTATCCGGGCTTAGGATCTTTTATGGTAGACGCTATCGTGACCAGAGATTATCCCGTTGTACAGGCACTGATTATGTTGTTTTCGTTCCAATTTCTCGTGATTAACTTACTTGTAGATATTGGTTATAGCTTTTTGAATCCGCAAATTCGTTATCAGTAA